The sequence GAACCCGGTGATTATGTATTCCAAGTGACAGCTGTTATTCAAGATAATTTCACCGGTAAATCCCGCAATGTAGACAGCCCGATTCGGGCCTTTACGGTAAAAGAAACTATATCATCAACAGCCGGCCTCAATACGGAAGAAATCCTTGGCCTTTTGAATGATGCGGCTAAAGGAGCGGTTAATTTCAAAGATCAACTCAAAGGTTTTAAAGCGGTTTCCATTACTATCAAAGGTAATACAGCAACGATCGATGATCTCCGCACCGCTGTACAAAACTTACCGGAAGCGGTAAAATTTGAAATTAAACCGTAAACTTAAAGCAAATCTATAAAACAGAATTTGGAGTAAAAATATATGAAATCATTCATGATCAAAATGACGGCGCTTTTGGCCTGTGTAGCTACGGTCATCACGGCGACGTTGTATTTGGCTGAAGCCAATGACGGCAAAGCGGTTGCGATCGTCGTCAAGTCCACCGGTAAAGCGCAAGCCAAACAAGGAAACAAATGGGTTGACGTGACTAAGGGATCAAGGCTTTTTTCGGGCGATAAAGTGGTAACCAAAGATGATGGTTTTGCCGCTGTGATGTTTCTTGATGATAAGAGCATTATCAAGCTTAAGCCCAATTCCAATCTCGAAGTTAAAGGCCAATATGAAGGTAAATCCATTTCGAAAAACATTGTGATGGACGTCGGTGAACTTTTCGTGAAAGTATCCAAACAAAAAGGTTCTTTCCAAGTTGCAACACCAACCTCAGTCGCTTCGGTAAAAGGTACAGAATTTTGGGTGATTGAAAACACCAATGGTACAAAAGTTATCGGTATCGAAGGTTTGATCGAAGTTTTGAATAAAGCATCGAATAAAAAGCAAGACGTTTCGGCCGGTAATACTGCAAATTCGGATAAGTCCGGTAATTTGAACGTAGATACAACCAAGGAAAATGAGATTCCTGAAGACAAAGATCTTGAAGAAATTATTATCAAATTTAGAGATAATGATGGCAAAGAAAAAGAAGTTAAGATTAAATACTAAGATTGTAATTTAGAAGTTTTGTAAAAAACCGCTTGACTAAAGAGTCAAGCGGTTTTTTTTTTGACCTTTCTTATTGCCTAACGACGTCATTTCTATTAATTTATCGTTTACAAACCATTCTCATGCAGTATTAACACTTGGCATTTCTTTAGACTAAAAAAGAGTCTTTTCTTTTTTTTATTTCACTTGGCGAGGAGAGAATTTATGGCACGTTGGATACGTTTGCTTTTGATGTGTTGTATTGTATCAATACATGCACAAAGTGACTGGGTTAATTTAGGACCTTACGGCGGTGAATTTGATGCAATGGCGATTGATCAAAAAAAA comes from bacterium and encodes:
- a CDS encoding FecR domain-containing protein, whose product is MKSFMIKMTALLACVATVITATLYLAEANDGKAVAIVVKSTGKAQAKQGNKWVDVTKGSRLFSGDKVVTKDDGFAAVMFLDDKSIIKLKPNSNLEVKGQYEGKSISKNIVMDVGELFVKVSKQKGSFQVATPTSVASVKGTEFWVIENTNGTKVIGIEGLIEVLNKASNKKQDVSAGNTANSDKSGNLNVDTTKENEIPEDKDLEEIIIKFRDNDGKEKEVKIKY